The DNA region GAATACGTAATCAATAATATTATTTTTAATCGCCTTCTGGTATTCTGTGTTGTAGAGTTCCCGATTTGTAGTTTTGTGCATTTGAAATATATTTTTCGAAAAAACTCTTTGGGAGTTAATTTCGATTTTCCCCAATTGTTTTTTATTATTAGAAAGTATGGAATTTTCTATTTTTATATCACCGAATCGGGAAAGTTCTAATCGAATTTTATATCTTGAATTTGGATTTAATTTTTTATTGGTTGAAAGTAATTTATTTAGAATCAGATCCTTATTAAATGGAAATCCAAAAAATACCGCCGATTTTTCTAATCTCTTTAAGTGTAAACCCAAAAGGAAAAGATTGTTATTTTTTAAGAGGATACTTTCTATTAGTCTAAAAGGAATTGTATTTTGAAGAAACCTTTGTTTCAAAATACATTCTTCATATTCATTCTCGGGAATCGAGTCCCAAACAATTCCTCCTCCAATTCCCATTCTCGCTTCATTATTTTTTATTTCAATAGTTCTAATTGCTATATTAAATATAGATTCTTCTTTTGATATAAATCCGATAGCTCCTGTGTAAATTCCTCTCGAAGTTATTTCTAGATTTTTAATGATCTGCATTGTTTTAAATTTTGGAGCACCTGTGATTGATCCCCCCGGAAAAATAGCTTTAAAGAGTTCAAAGTAACTTAGATTTTTTTTTAGCTTCGCATTTATCGTAGATGTCATTTGAAATAAAGTTTCGTATTCTTCGATGTCGAGTAATTTATCGACTTGAACTGATCCAATTTCAGAAACTTTGCTTAGATCATTTCGGATTAAATCAACTATCATACTATTTTCTGCTTTAATCTTAATGTCTGATCTAAATTCGCTAATTTGTATTTGATCGTCTAATGTTGATTTTCCTCTAGATATAGTTCCTTTCATTGGTCTAGTCAGTATTTCATTGTTTTTTAATTTAAAAAAAAGTTCGGGAGAAAAAGATAAAATCATTCTTGATCCGTCATTTATAACAGCATTGTAAGAAACTTTTTGTGTGGATTTTAATGCTTCATAAAAAGAAGGCAAATCCCCATTTAACGTAAAATGAATTGGAAATGTAAAATTAACTTGGTAAGTCTCTCCTTTTTCTATATGTTCAAGTATTAATTTAATTTTATCACTATAAATATCTTTCGAAAGTTCATAGGAATAACTTGGAATAGAGAATATTTGGGGCGGATTTAAGTTTCTTTTCTGTGAATTATTGACGATTGTAGGCTTTTTATACACTCCGAACCAAATTAAAGGGAAAGGAAATGTTACACTTTCAAATAACCTTCTAAAATATACCTCAAATAGGTATCCAGCCTCATAGGAAATATATCCAGCAAGATAGAAC from Leptospiraceae bacterium includes:
- the pabB gene encoding aminodeoxychorismate synthase component I → MKEIMDANFVWNQTNSILLETNLLKGDECRNILFSEPVEILTANTLQETEIILKKIEYYIDQGFYLAGYISYEAGYLFEVYFRRLFESVTFPFPLIWFGVYKKPTIVNNSQKRNLNPPQIFSIPSYSYELSKDIYSDKIKLILEHIEKGETYQVNFTFPIHFTLNGDLPSFYEALKSTQKVSYNAVINDGSRMILSFSPELFFKLKNNEILTRPMKGTISRGKSTLDDQIQISEFRSDIKIKAENSMIVDLIRNDLSKVSEIGSVQVDKLLDIEEYETLFQMTSTINAKLKKNLSYFELFKAIFPGGSITGAPKFKTMQIIKNLEITSRGIYTGAIGFISKEESIFNIAIRTIEIKNNEARMGIGGGIVWDSIPENEYEECILKQRFLQNTIPFRLIESILLKNNNLFLLGLHLKRLEKSAVFFGFPFNKDLILNKLLSTNKKLNPNSRYKIRLELSRFGDIKIENSILSNNKKQLGKIEINSQRVFSKNIFQMHKTTNRELYNTEYQKAIKNNIIDYVFLNEKDEVVETSIYTVFIKQGNQFFTPPLSVGALPSVMREYLINKGKIKEKSLTISDLKLAEKIYLCNSVRGIVRVNL